A portion of the Coregonus clupeaformis isolate EN_2021a unplaced genomic scaffold, ASM2061545v1 scaf0237, whole genome shotgun sequence genome contains these proteins:
- the yipf1 gene encoding protein YIPF1, with protein MADNSDFLLQFQEFDSAESHLGGNRDATTISIEDEAAGSHKPQKQRRSAPVTSFEEDNDPLANDDKTELLSGQKKSAPFWTFEYYQTFFDVETHQVRERILGSLLPWPGKNFVRLYIRSNPDLYGPFWICATLVFVIAICGNISDFLVYLGNPQYKYVPEFRKVTIAATAIYSYALLVPLALWGLLVWRNAKVMNMVSYSFLEIVCVYGYSLAVYIPAVVLWIIPYETVRWLSIVVALCLSGSVLVLTFWPTVRDDRPRVAIAIMTAIVALHILLAVGCKAYFFSTLEVEHTAVVAVVGNVTKSSPTTDTMP; from the exons AATTTGACAGTGCTGAGAGCCATTTGGGAGGGAACAGAGATGCGACCACCATCAGTATCGAGGACGAAGCAGCAGGAAGTCACAAACCTCAGAAACAGAGGAGATCTGCCCCGGTGACATCCTTCGAAGAGGACAATGACCCATTGGCCAATGACGACAAGACTGAG CTGTTGTCTGGGCAGAAGAAAAGTGCTCCTTTCTGGACCTTTGAATATTATCAGACATTCTTTGACGTAGAGACACACCAG GTGAGAGAGAGAATCCTAGGGTCGTTATTGCCATGGCCAGGGAAGAACTTTGTCCGTCTCTACATCCGCAGCAACCCTGATCTTTATG GTCCCTTCTGGATCTGTGCTACTCTGGTCTTTGTCATCGCCATCTGTGGAAACATCTCTGACTTCCTGGTTTACCTGGGGAATCCCCAGTACAAATACGTCCCAGAGTTCCGGAAAG TGACCATTGCGGCCACGGCGATCTACAGCTATGCGTTGCTGGTTCCCCTGGCCCTGTGGGGCCTGCTGGTCTGGAGGAACGCCAAGGTTATGAACATGGTCTCTTACTCATTCCTGGAGATCGTCTGTGTCTACGGATATTCCCTGGCCGTCTACATACCTGCTGTG GTATTGTGGATCATCCCGTACGAGACCGTCAGGTGGCTTTCCATTGTTgtggctctctgtctctctggttcCGTCCTGGTTTTGACCTTCTGGCCCACCGTCCGTGACGACCGGCCCCGGGTTGCCATAGCAATCATGACGGCCATCGTGGCGCTCCACATCCTCTTGGCGGTCGGTTGTAAG GCTTACTTCTTCAGTACGTTGGAGGTTGAACACACTGCTGTTGTTGCTGTGGTGGGCAATGTAACCAAGTCATCTCCAACCACTGATACAATGCCCTGA